The following are encoded together in the Streptomyces sp. NBC_01465 genome:
- a CDS encoding ABC transporter permease, with product MSSTMNALNAEWIKLRTLRSTWWAVAASALAMVASAPLTAMTMTNNNEAAHAAPGSVAYTSVAVQLTAYFVQFIVIAPAVLAITSEYAHGSLATSLQCVPVRARLLLAKAGVVAGLGFGAGVLNGALGTFTGGPSLEQYGVLDGGQAVRQILAMGVFCALAAVFALGTGAVLRSSAGTVTVLFVVMLVLPLLLLGLAEVLGQTWLANLSECFPSTAGIGFMSGDTHPFGPAVALLILAAWAAAALAAAARVLNSRDA from the coding sequence ATGAGCAGCACCATGAACGCCCTCAACGCCGAGTGGATCAAGCTCCGCACCCTGCGCTCGACGTGGTGGGCGGTGGCCGCCTCGGCCCTCGCGATGGTGGCCTCCGCACCGCTGACGGCGATGACGATGACCAACAACAACGAGGCGGCGCACGCGGCGCCCGGCTCGGTCGCGTACACGAGCGTCGCGGTCCAACTCACCGCCTACTTCGTGCAGTTCATCGTGATCGCCCCCGCCGTCCTCGCCATCACCAGTGAGTACGCGCACGGCTCCCTCGCGACCTCCCTCCAGTGCGTCCCCGTCCGCGCCCGGCTCCTGCTGGCCAAGGCGGGTGTCGTCGCAGGGCTCGGCTTCGGGGCCGGGGTGCTCAACGGGGCGCTCGGCACCTTCACCGGAGGCCCGTCGCTGGAGCAGTACGGGGTCCTGGACGGCGGTCAGGCCGTACGGCAGATCCTGGCGATGGGGGTCTTCTGCGCGCTCGCGGCGGTCTTCGCGCTGGGCACGGGAGCGGTGCTGCGCAGTTCGGCGGGGACGGTCACCGTTCTCTTCGTGGTGATGCTGGTGCTTCCGCTGCTGCTGCTCGGGCTTGCGGAGGTGCTCGGCCAGACCTGGCTCGCGAACCTCTCCGAGTGCTTCCCCTCGACCGCCGGCATCGGCTTCATGAGCGGCGACACGCACCCCTTCGGCCCGGCGGTGGCGCTGCTGATCCTCGCGGCGTGGGCGGCGGCAGCGCTCGCGGCAGCCGCACGCGTCCTCAACTCCCGGGACGCGTAA
- a CDS encoding response regulator transcription factor: MTSQPRVRVLLADDEAMIRAGVRAILTAEPAIEVVAEAGDGREAVELTLKHRPDVTLLDIRMPRLDGLQAAEELRKVAPETALIMLTTFSEDEYIARALGSGVSGFLLKSGNPRELIAGIQAVAEGAAFLSPEVARRVITHLGSGQLSRASAARARLEGLTAREREVVALVGGGLSNAEIAGKLFVVEGTVKAHVSAVLGRLDLKNRVQLAILAYEAGLVAEDGA; this comes from the coding sequence ATGACCTCCCAGCCCCGCGTACGCGTCCTGCTCGCCGACGACGAAGCGATGATCCGTGCGGGGGTGCGGGCGATCCTCACCGCCGAGCCCGCCATCGAGGTCGTCGCGGAGGCCGGCGACGGGCGCGAGGCCGTCGAACTCACCCTCAAACACCGGCCGGACGTGACCCTGCTCGACATCCGCATGCCGCGGCTCGACGGGCTGCAGGCGGCCGAGGAACTGCGGAAGGTCGCGCCGGAGACCGCGCTCATCATGCTCACCACCTTCTCCGAGGACGAGTACATCGCGCGGGCGCTCGGCTCGGGCGTCAGCGGCTTCCTGCTGAAGTCGGGGAACCCGCGGGAGCTGATCGCGGGCATCCAGGCCGTCGCCGAGGGCGCCGCCTTCCTCTCACCCGAGGTGGCCCGCCGGGTCATCACACACCTCGGCAGCGGGCAGCTCTCGCGGGCATCCGCCGCACGCGCCCGTCTTGAGGGGCTGACCGCACGGGAGCGGGAGGTCGTGGCGCTCGTCGGGGGCGGGCTGTCCAACGCGGAGATCGCGGGGAAGCTCTTTGTCGTCGAGGGGACGGTGAAAGCGCACGTCAGCGCCGTCCTCGGTCGGCTCGACCTCAAGAACCGCGTGCAGCTGGCGATTCTGGCGTACGAGGCCGGGCTGGTCGCCGAGGACGGCGCATGA
- a CDS encoding pyridoxamine 5'-phosphate oxidase family protein, translating to MKITAPPRSREQRTADVLARLESELDIWVASADADGVPCLVALWFVWDGEALWLATRLTNPTGRNLRSGGRTRLALGHTRDVVLIDGEVETFTLSEVPARAADAFTERTGWDPREEGGSYAYFRVVPTAVQAWHEVRELKGRHLTVPLVGPSR from the coding sequence ATGAAGATCACCGCACCGCCCCGCAGCCGGGAACAGCGCACGGCCGACGTACTGGCACGGCTGGAGAGCGAGCTCGACATCTGGGTCGCCTCCGCCGACGCGGACGGCGTTCCGTGCCTCGTCGCGCTCTGGTTCGTCTGGGACGGCGAGGCGCTCTGGCTGGCCACGCGTCTCACCAACCCGACCGGCCGCAACCTCCGTTCCGGCGGCCGGACCCGGCTCGCGCTCGGGCACACGCGGGACGTCGTCCTCATCGACGGCGAGGTGGAGACCTTCACGTTGTCGGAGGTTCCTGCACGGGCTGCGGACGCCTTCACGGAGCGGACCGGCTGGGACCCCCGCGAGGAAGGCGGCTCGTACGCCTACTTCAGGGTCGTCCCGACCGCCGTACAGGCGTGGCACGAAGTGCGCGAGCTCAAGGGCCGGCATCTGACCGTGCCGCTCGTGGGGCCGTCCCGCTGA
- a CDS encoding M4 family metallopeptidase — MTPQISRSTRVAGSIAAAALLATGLTGLVSSPAGATPTVAGAQPLSLSASQRAELIREATATTAATADTLSLGSQEKLVVRDVIKDADGTTHTRYERTYAGLPVLGGDLVVHEAKSGATSVTKATTKSIEVASTTPALKPAAAQSKALTTAKSAGAEKATTDQAPRKVIWAASGTPTLAYETVVGGFQDDGTPSQLHVVTDATTGAKLSEWQAVKTGTGNSEYSGKVTLGTTLSGSTYQLSDAARGAHKTYNLAHKTSGKGTLLTDADDVWGDGNGSSTQTAAVDAHYGAAQTWDFYKNVLKRNGIKGDGVASYSRVHYGNSYVNAFWDDSCFCMTYGDGSGNAAPLTALDVAGHEMSHGLTAATANLNYSGESGGLNEATSDIFGTAVEFYSSNASDVGDYLIGEKIDINGDGSPLRYMDKPSKDGASLDAWKSTAGNVDVHYSSGIANHFFYLLSEGSGAKTINGVSYNSPTSNGSTVTGIGRDKAIQIWYKALTTYMTSTTNYKAARTATLSAASALYGGTASTEYKAVAAAWSAVNVS, encoded by the coding sequence GTGACCCCTCAGATATCCCGCTCTACGCGCGTCGCCGGGTCGATAGCCGCCGCCGCGCTCCTGGCGACCGGCCTCACCGGGCTGGTCTCCTCCCCCGCCGGCGCCACCCCCACAGTCGCCGGTGCACAGCCGCTCTCCCTCTCCGCCTCCCAGCGCGCGGAGCTGATCCGTGAGGCCACCGCCACCACGGCGGCCACGGCCGACACGCTCTCGCTCGGCAGCCAGGAGAAGCTCGTCGTCAGAGACGTCATCAAGGACGCGGACGGCACCACGCACACCCGCTACGAGCGCACCTACGCCGGACTCCCCGTCCTGGGCGGCGACTTGGTGGTCCACGAGGCCAAGTCCGGTGCTACGAGCGTCACGAAGGCCACCACCAAGTCCATCGAGGTGGCGAGCACGACCCCCGCCCTCAAGCCCGCCGCGGCCCAGTCCAAGGCCCTCACCACGGCCAAGTCCGCGGGCGCCGAGAAGGCGACCACCGACCAGGCCCCGCGCAAGGTGATCTGGGCGGCCTCCGGCACGCCCACCCTCGCGTACGAGACGGTGGTCGGCGGCTTCCAGGACGACGGCACCCCCAGCCAGCTGCACGTCGTCACGGACGCGACCACCGGCGCCAAGCTGTCGGAGTGGCAGGCGGTCAAGACCGGCACCGGCAACAGCGAGTACAGCGGCAAGGTGACGCTGGGGACGACGCTCTCCGGCTCGACGTACCAGCTGAGCGACGCGGCACGCGGCGCCCACAAGACGTACAACCTCGCCCACAAGACCAGCGGCAAGGGCACGCTCCTCACGGACGCGGACGACGTCTGGGGCGACGGCAACGGCTCCAGCACGCAGACCGCCGCGGTCGACGCGCACTACGGTGCCGCGCAGACCTGGGACTTCTACAAGAACGTCCTGAAGCGCAACGGCATCAAGGGTGACGGCGTCGCCTCCTACTCCCGCGTCCACTACGGCAATTCGTATGTGAACGCCTTCTGGGACGACAGCTGCTTCTGCATGACGTACGGCGACGGCTCAGGCAACGCCGCCCCGCTGACCGCGCTCGACGTGGCCGGCCACGAGATGTCCCACGGCCTGACGGCGGCCACCGCCAACCTCAACTACAGCGGTGAGTCCGGCGGCCTGAACGAGGCGACCTCCGACATCTTCGGGACCGCGGTGGAGTTCTACTCCAGCAACGCCTCGGACGTCGGCGACTACCTCATCGGCGAGAAGATCGACATCAACGGCGACGGCTCTCCGCTGCGCTACATGGACAAGCCGAGCAAGGACGGCGCGTCCCTGGACGCCTGGAAGTCGACCGCGGGCAACGTCGACGTCCACTACTCGTCGGGCATCGCCAACCACTTCTTCTACCTGCTGAGCGAGGGCAGCGGCGCCAAGACGATCAACGGCGTCAGCTACAACTCCCCGACCTCCAACGGCTCCACGGTCACCGGCATCGGCCGGGACAAGGCCATCCAGATCTGGTACAAGGCCCTGACCACGTACATGACCAGCACCACCAACTACAAGGCGGCCCGCACCGCCACCCTCAGCGCCGCGTCCGCGCTGTACGGCGGCACCGCGAGCACCGAGTACAAGGCGGTCGCGGCCGCCTGGTCGGCAGTGAACGTCAGCTAG
- a CDS encoding M4 family metallopeptidase, translated as MRPTHRRATATGALLAAAALLAAGIQTGTASATPQAAPAATAGKVNPGALPAKLSPSQRTELIRQAGATSAATAKALHLGAKEKLQVKDVVKDQDGTLHTRYERTYDGLPVLGGDLVVSAKAGKTQGVTKASQASLTGVDTSADVAPAAAAKTALSAAKAQGSTKTEADRAPRKVIWLAQGKPTLAYETVVGGLQDDGTPNALHVVTDATTGKKLFQDQTIETGVGNTEYSGQVTLGTTQSGSTYNLTDAGRGGHKTYNLNHGTSGTGTLFSGPDDTWGNGAASNAETAAADAHYGAAETWDFYKNVLGRNGIKNNGVASYSRVHYGNSYVNAFWDDSCFCMTYGDGSGNAAPLTAIDVAGHEMSHGLTAATAKLNYSGESGGLNEATSDIFGTSVEFYANNTTDVGDYLIGEKIDINGDGTPLRYMDKPSKDGASKDSWYSGLGNLDVHYSSGPANHFFYLLSEGSGTKVINGVTYNSPTADGLPVTGIGRDKAIQIWYRALSTKFTSTTNYAGARTGALAAASELYGGTASTEYKAVQDAFAAIAVGARSGGGTDPGGKVFTSNTVVSIPDAGAAVTSSIPVTGVTGNAPATLKVDVNITHTWRGDLVLDLVAPDGSTYRLKNSSSSDSADNVIATYTVNASTEVANGTWKLKAQDVAAQDVGKINSWSLTF; from the coding sequence GTGAGACCCACGCATCGTCGCGCCACAGCCACCGGGGCACTTCTCGCCGCCGCAGCCCTCCTCGCCGCCGGGATCCAGACCGGTACGGCGTCCGCCACCCCGCAGGCGGCGCCCGCCGCCACCGCGGGCAAGGTGAACCCCGGCGCCCTGCCGGCCAAGCTCTCCCCCTCCCAGCGCACCGAGCTGATACGTCAGGCGGGGGCCACTTCGGCGGCCACCGCCAAGGCGCTTCACCTGGGCGCCAAGGAGAAGCTCCAGGTCAAGGATGTCGTCAAGGACCAGGACGGCACCCTCCACACGCGCTACGAGCGCACCTACGACGGGCTCCCCGTCCTCGGCGGCGACCTCGTCGTATCGGCGAAGGCCGGGAAGACCCAGGGCGTCACCAAGGCGTCCCAGGCCTCCCTCACCGGTGTCGACACCAGCGCGGACGTCGCGCCGGCCGCCGCCGCGAAGACCGCGCTGTCCGCCGCGAAGGCGCAGGGCTCGACGAAGACCGAGGCCGACCGGGCACCCCGCAAGGTGATCTGGCTGGCGCAGGGCAAGCCGACGCTGGCGTACGAGACCGTCGTCGGCGGGCTCCAGGACGACGGAACGCCGAACGCGCTCCACGTCGTCACGGACGCCACCACCGGCAAGAAGCTCTTCCAGGACCAGACGATCGAGACCGGTGTCGGCAACACCGAGTACAGCGGTCAGGTCACCCTGGGCACCACGCAGTCGGGCTCGACGTACAACCTCACCGACGCCGGGCGCGGCGGCCACAAGACGTACAACCTCAACCACGGCACGTCCGGCACGGGCACCCTCTTCTCGGGCCCGGACGACACATGGGGCAACGGCGCGGCGTCCAACGCCGAGACCGCGGCCGCCGACGCGCACTACGGTGCCGCCGAGACCTGGGACTTCTACAAGAACGTCCTGGGCCGCAACGGCATCAAGAACAACGGCGTCGCGTCCTACTCCCGCGTCCACTACGGCAATTCGTATGTGAACGCCTTCTGGGACGACAGCTGCTTCTGCATGACGTACGGCGACGGCTCCGGCAACGCGGCGCCCCTCACGGCGATCGACGTGGCCGGCCACGAGATGTCGCACGGTCTGACGGCGGCCACCGCGAAGCTCAACTACAGCGGTGAGTCCGGCGGTCTCAACGAGGCCACCTCCGACATCTTCGGCACCTCGGTGGAGTTCTACGCGAACAACACCACCGACGTCGGCGACTACCTCATCGGCGAGAAGATCGACATCAACGGCGACGGCACCCCGCTGCGCTACATGGACAAGCCGAGCAAGGACGGCGCGTCCAAGGACTCCTGGTACTCGGGTCTCGGCAACCTCGACGTCCACTACTCCTCGGGTCCGGCGAACCACTTCTTCTACCTGCTCTCCGAGGGCAGCGGCACCAAGGTCATCAACGGTGTCACCTACAACTCGCCGACCGCGGACGGTCTTCCGGTGACGGGCATCGGCCGGGACAAGGCCATCCAGATCTGGTACCGGGCGCTGAGCACCAAGTTCACCTCGACCACCAACTACGCGGGCGCCCGCACCGGTGCTCTCGCAGCGGCCAGTGAGCTGTACGGCGGCACCGCGAGCACCGAGTACAAGGCGGTCCAGGACGCGTTCGCGGCCATCGCGGTCGGTGCGCGCTCCGGCGGCGGCACGGACCCGGGCGGCAAGGTCTTCACCTCCAACACCGTGGTCTCCATCCCCGACGCGGGCGCTGCGGTCACCTCGTCGATCCCGGTCACCGGTGTGACGGGCAACGCGCCCGCCACGCTCAAGGTGGACGTGAACATCACCCACACCTGGCGCGGTGACCTGGTCCTGGACCTGGTGGCCCCGGACGGTTCGACGTACCGGCTGAAGAACTCGAGCTCCTCGGACTCGGCCGACAACGTCATCGCGACCTACACGGTCAACGCCTCCACCGAGGTGGCCAACGGCACCTGGAAGCTCAAGGCCCAGGACGTCGCGGCGCAGGACGTCGGAAAGATCAACAGCTGGAGCCTGACCTTCTGA
- a CDS encoding SRPBCC family protein has translation MPVFRVRSISPRPPADTWLRVTDWPAHAASVPLTRTVVLTPPPAGEGTRFVARTAVGRFTVVDDPMVVVRWEPPVEGASGSPGVCRVEKEGRVLTGWAEIEVAADGRGGSVATWTEELAVARLPAFTDPVLRRVSRFVFGQALDAMLRP, from the coding sequence ATGCCCGTCTTCCGCGTACGGTCCATCTCTCCGCGCCCGCCCGCCGACACCTGGCTGCGGGTCACCGACTGGCCGGCCCATGCCGCCTCCGTCCCCCTGACCAGGACCGTCGTCCTGACGCCGCCGCCCGCGGGTGAGGGGACGCGGTTCGTGGCGCGTACGGCGGTGGGGCGCTTCACCGTGGTCGACGATCCGATGGTGGTCGTGCGGTGGGAGCCGCCCGTCGAGGGCGCCTCCGGCTCACCCGGGGTGTGCCGGGTGGAGAAGGAGGGGCGGGTCCTGACCGGATGGGCCGAGATCGAAGTCGCGGCGGACGGCCGCGGCGGGTCGGTGGCCACCTGGACCGAGGAGCTCGCCGTCGCCCGGCTGCCCGCTTTCACCGACCCGGTCCTCCGCCGCGTCTCACGGTTCGTTTTCGGACAGGCCCTCGACGCGATGCTCCGCCCCTGA
- a CDS encoding PaaI family thioesterase — translation MSAEIVTVPARVHGYPGVAFGGYVAGLLADRADAKTVRVDFRGAVPVDTPVRIAQNPDGGAELTSGSTALALASPRELTLDVPDAPSWAEALAGTEARLQNPDGGFTDCYGCGEGVTPGLGLRIFAGLAPGRDLVTAAWTPDPGLGADGGVLPPEAVWAALDCPGGIAALQLGSAKAGLVTAALTATVLRPVVAGEPHVPYAWVIAESGRKHTVGIALATAEGELCAVAEALWLDPRT, via the coding sequence ATGAGCGCAGAGATCGTCACCGTCCCGGCCCGTGTGCACGGCTACCCCGGTGTCGCCTTCGGCGGATACGTGGCGGGGCTGCTGGCCGACCGGGCGGACGCCAAGACCGTACGCGTGGACTTCCGCGGGGCGGTGCCGGTCGACACCCCCGTCCGGATCGCCCAGAACCCGGACGGCGGCGCCGAGTTGACCTCAGGGTCCACCGCGCTCGCGCTCGCGAGCCCGCGCGAGCTGACGCTCGACGTGCCGGACGCCCCGTCGTGGGCTGAGGCGCTCGCAGGGACGGAGGCCCGCCTCCAGAACCCGGACGGCGGATTCACCGACTGCTACGGCTGCGGCGAAGGGGTGACCCCCGGCCTCGGTCTGCGCATCTTCGCGGGGCTCGCCCCCGGCCGGGACCTGGTCACCGCCGCCTGGACGCCCGACCCCGGGCTCGGCGCGGACGGCGGGGTACTGCCGCCCGAGGCGGTGTGGGCGGCGCTGGACTGCCCCGGCGGGATCGCCGCACTCCAGCTGGGGTCGGCGAAGGCGGGCCTGGTCACGGCGGCGCTGACCGCCACGGTGCTGCGCCCGGTCGTCGCGGGCGAGCCGCATGTCCCGTACGCCTGGGTGATCGCGGAGTCGGGGCGCAAGCACACGGTGGGCATCGCGCTGGCGACGGCGGAGGGCGAACTGTGCGCGGTCGCCGAGGCGTTGTGGCTCGACCCGCGGACATAG